DNA from Nocardioides yefusunii:
ACTCCACAGACTGCTGTGTCCCCGACGGGTGCCGCCGCCGGGCCGACGCCGATCACCACCCCCGACCCCGACCAGGATGCGGCTCGCCGTCGTGGTCTGAGGATCATGCGCGGCGTCGCCACCACGCTGCTCCTCCTCGCCGCACTGGTCTACGTGCTCACCCACGGCCGCGACGGCGCCTGGGGCTACGTCAACGCCGCCTCCGAGGCCGCGATGGTCGGTGCGATCGCGGACTGGTTCGCGGTCACCGCACTGTTCCGTCACCCCCTGGGGCTGCCGATCCCGCACACCGCGTTGATCCCGCGCCGCAAGGACGACCTCGGGCGAGGCCTGCAGGACTTCGTCGGGGACAACTTCCTGGCCGAGCACGTGGTGCGCGACGCCGTGGCCGGTGCCGAGATCCCGGCTCGGGTCGGTGACTGGCTGGCCGACGAGGCGCATGCGAAGAAGGTGGTCGACGAAGGCTCCGAGGTGCTCGGTGCGGCGCTGGCCAAGGTGCGTGACGAGCACGTCAGCGACTTCATCGTCCAGGGGCTCGTGCCGCGCTTCCGTGAGGAGCCGATCTCGCCGTTGGTCGGCACCCTGCTCGCCGAGGTCGTCGCGGACGGTGCCCATCACGGACTGGTGGACCTCGCTGTCGTCGAGCTGCACCGGTGGCTCGTCGCCAACCCGGAGTCGTTCACCTCGATGCTGGAGTCGCGGGCACCATGGTGGTCCCCGCCGAAGGTCAACGAGGCCGTCATCGGCAAGTTGCACGAGTACGCACTGCGCTGGCTCGAGGACATTCGTGACGACGCCGACAGCGAGGCGCGTCAGGCGCTCGACTCGCTGCTGGCCCAGCTCGCCACCGACCTGCTCGCCGACGGTCCCACCCAGGACCGCACCGAGGCGTTGAAGAACCGGCTCCTGGACCACCCCCAGCTCACCCAGACCGCGGTCTCGCTCTGGACCGCCCTGCGTCGTGCACTGGTCGGTTCCCTGGCCGACCCCGAGGGCGCGGTCCGTGAGCGCGCCCTGGTCGAGGTCACGGCCTTCGGTGCCCGGCTGCGCACCGACGCGGTGCTGCGTGAGCGTCTGACCGTGCTGGCCCAGGATGCCGCGACGTTCCTGGTGGAGCGGTACGGACGTGAGGTCACCGGCGTGATCGGTCAGACCATCGAGCGCTGGGACGGCGCGGAGGCGTCGGAGAAGATCGAGCTGCACGTCGGTCGGGACCTGCAGTTCATCCGGATCAACGGCACCGTCGTGGGTGGTCTGGTGGGGCTCCTGATCCACGCCCTGAGCCAGTTCCTGGGCTGAGCGGGCCACGTCGGCCCGCCACGACGTGGTGAATCGCCGTGCGGCGCGGGCACGGGGGAGAATGAGCCCATGAGTGCACCCATGGACGTCAGCATCAAGGACGACACGATTCGTCTCGGTCAGTTCCTCAAGCTGGCCAACCTGGTCGAGCACGGCGGCGAGGC
Protein-coding regions in this window:
- a CDS encoding DUF445 domain-containing protein, coding for MTPQTAVSPTGAAAGPTPITTPDPDQDAARRRGLRIMRGVATTLLLLAALVYVLTHGRDGAWGYVNAASEAAMVGAIADWFAVTALFRHPLGLPIPHTALIPRRKDDLGRGLQDFVGDNFLAEHVVRDAVAGAEIPARVGDWLADEAHAKKVVDEGSEVLGAALAKVRDEHVSDFIVQGLVPRFREEPISPLVGTLLAEVVADGAHHGLVDLAVVELHRWLVANPESFTSMLESRAPWWSPPKVNEAVIGKLHEYALRWLEDIRDDADSEARQALDSLLAQLATDLLADGPTQDRTEALKNRLLDHPQLTQTAVSLWTALRRALVGSLADPEGAVRERALVEVTAFGARLRTDAVLRERLTVLAQDAATFLVERYGREVTGVIGQTIERWDGAEASEKIELHVGRDLQFIRINGTVVGGLVGLLIHALSQFLG